GCTGGCGCTGCATATGTAAAGGTTGGGTATGTCATGGCTTCGGCAATACTTGTCCACCACTGACGTGGCCGGGTCATTGCCCATCCGTGTTCCCCCCATCAAATGACCTGTATCCGGAATGATAAATGCCGGCTCCCCCCCTACGGCTTGTAAAATTTCATTGGCTTTTTGCACTCCGTGGGCGATTAACTTATTGTCATTTTCACCGTAGCTGAACGTAATTAACGGTCTCGGCATTCCGTACTCGTCCTTCTCATTACTCAGGGTGACACAGTTGGCCGGGTTTGGAAGCACCTCTCCCACCATGGTAACCTGTGCGTAAAAGTTATAATCCCTCATAATACGATATAAATCTTTTCCCCAGATACCGGCTTTTGCTGCCAGGTTTCTGGCCAACCCTAAAGGCCTCGACCCGTGGGCATGCAGAGTGTACCCCCTGACAAACCCCCTGCTTTGATCCGTTTCATAGAACTCCTGAGTCGACGCCAGAACCGGGGTTCCCTTATATATCCTGACTTCATCGTGAAACTTGGCGAAGATGTCGTGACCGCTGTGGGGCATAATGCACTTTCCCACCAGCCCGCTGCTATTGGCCAGCCCGTCCGGAAACTGGGGGCAGGCGGAATGCAGCAGCAGCCTTGGAGTCTCAACGACAAAGTTGGACAGGATCACTAACCGTGCTTTTTGAAAATGTTCCCTTCCATCGTGAACGAAGGTTACCCCGGTTACCATTCCCTGTTTGTCCACATGAACCTGCGTTACCATACAGTCGCTTAAGATCTCAGCCCCAAGCTGTATTGCTTTGGGTATATGGTGAATTAAAGTGCTGAATTTTGCATTGGGCAGGCAGCCCTGGTTGCAAAAACCCCTGTTTATGCAGGGTGGGCGACCTTCAAAGGGGGCGGACAAAATGGCCAAAGGTGTCACGACGCTCGGGATGCCCAGCTTTTCGCAGCCCCTGCGAAATAATTGGGAATTGGCGCTGATGGGTTCTCGCTCCGGGTACGGGTATGGCCCGTGAAAGCTCCCCCATGGGAAGTATTTGGGGCCGGAGACAGCGATGTCACGTTCAATTTTGTTATAGTAAGGTTCCAGATCCTCGTAAGTAATTGGCCAGTCGTCCGCAACTCCATCATAAGTTTTCACCTTAAAGTCGCTTTCATGAAAGCGGAGAAACACGCCAGTAAAGTGAGTTGTTCCCCCTCCGACTCCCCGGCCGGAATTATTGTGGCCGAAATCCAGTGGATCGTTACCCGCAGTTAACCGGGTTTCCTGCCAGCCAAGATAGTTCATGGTGAGCTCGTCGCTGGCAAAATCCGTCTGCGGGTTCCAGTATGGACCGGCTTCTATGACTACGACTTTAAATCCGGCTTTGCTCAACTCATAGGCCAGGACACCGCCGGCCGCGCCGGCCCCTACAATACAGATGTCCGCTTCATCGCCATACTTTCTGTGATTCAAATCACTGTGCCGGTGTCCATCGTAGTGGTCGCAGTTGTGGGTTACATAATCATGATTCACCAACATCACGTTTCGCCTCCCAGGGGTCGGTAAGTCCATGTTCTACACGCACATATCCCCGGGGATACGCCGGGCCGCCGTAGCCGATTTCAGACCACACCTGCGGATGGGAATAGTACGCACCAACAACCTCTGTAACCAATTTTTTAAACAGCTCTTTTTGCGGAACCCGGCTCCATTCCGGTAACTGTGGAGCCTTTCCCGTTTGCAACGCTGCAATTATTTGAAATTGTTTTTCTTCGTCAAGTTCCAAGAATTTTGACTTATATTCTGTTTGTGCCAGGCTCTCAATATACCGTAAGCCCCAGCGAATTAAATTCTTTTGCTCAGGTTGTTCCGGCTTTCGCTCGCTTTCTCCGATATCTGAAGCAAGATTTTGATCCAGATTGTGCACCACAAAAGCCATGATTTCTTCCCTGTTATCATAAACCAGGTGTCCGGCAATAGCTTTGATCATCTCTACTTCGTTTTCACTAAGGAATTCCGGCTCGGGAAAGGGCCCTAACCTTTTGAGAACAATTTCCCTCGTGTGAGGATCCCATTCATCCTGTTCTTTTAATACATCGTAGCCGGGATAACGTGTACGCTGCTCGTTCATCGGATTACCTCCAGTAAATCGCAATCAGCCCCAAAACACTCATAGCCGCAACCATCAGCGGCAGGGTAATGGGAGGTCCAATTAAAAAATTCTGCATTTTATAACCATCTACCCGCTGGCCGACACCTCTGACATGCATAACTGTACCGGCTGCTCCCGACAATACGCCCACTGCCAAAAAGAGGGTTGTCATTGTACGCAGCCAGGGAAGATTATAGAAAGTTAAAGCCAGTGCTAAGAATCCAATTACCGGCGCTCCAATTACCGGTCCCCACATCGCCCAGTGCCGGAAATTTTGGCGGTAGTGAAATAAGGTAACCTGTACAAAAATGATCAGAAGCGCTATTGCAGTAAATAACAGAATAACCCTGGATATAGGCCAACCGTTCCACATAAGTTCAACTTCCCCCTACAATGTTTTTAGGTAAATATTCCCCGGATTAAAATTTTTATACAATAAGAACACTATCATTATCATTAAATAAACCCCGGTTTTTCATCACTTGTGATAATATCTAACACCACCGGCCGCCTTAAAACCATCGCTCTGCCAAGTATAGCCTCGAGCATTTCCGGTTTATCAACCTTGATTCCTTCAGCCCCGCAAGCTTTAGCAAATAAAGCAAAATCAGGTACCGCAGTCTCTACCCCAAATGGCTTCATGTTTTCCTTTTGCATCCGGTGCTTTTCCAGTAAGTACTTGCTGTTATTAAAAATGATGATCACCACCGGCAGTGAATAGCGAACAGCAGTTAATATTTCCTGCATGGTCATAATAAAG
The Desulfolucanica intricata genome window above contains:
- a CDS encoding gluconate 2-dehydrogenase subunit 3 family protein produces the protein MNEQRTRYPGYDVLKEQDEWDPHTREIVLKRLGPFPEPEFLSENEVEMIKAIAGHLVYDNREEIMAFVVHNLDQNLASDIGESERKPEQPEQKNLIRWGLRYIESLAQTEYKSKFLELDEEKQFQIIAALQTGKAPQLPEWSRVPQKELFKKLVTEVVGAYYSHPQVWSEIGYGGPAYPRGYVRVEHGLTDPWEAKRDVGES
- a CDS encoding GMC family oxidoreductase gives rise to the protein MNHDYVTHNCDHYDGHRHSDLNHRKYGDEADICIVGAGAAGGVLAYELSKAGFKVVVIEAGPYWNPQTDFASDELTMNYLGWQETRLTAGNDPLDFGHNNSGRGVGGGTTHFTGVFLRFHESDFKVKTYDGVADDWPITYEDLEPYYNKIERDIAVSGPKYFPWGSFHGPYPYPEREPISANSQLFRRGCEKLGIPSVVTPLAILSAPFEGRPPCINRGFCNQGCLPNAKFSTLIHHIPKAIQLGAEILSDCMVTQVHVDKQGMVTGVTFVHDGREHFQKARLVILSNFVVETPRLLLHSACPQFPDGLANSSGLVGKCIMPHSGHDIFAKFHDEVRIYKGTPVLASTQEFYETDQSRGFVRGYTLHAHGSRPLGLARNLAAKAGIWGKDLYRIMRDYNFYAQVTMVGEVLPNPANCVTLSNEKDEYGMPRPLITFSYGENDNKLIAHGVQKANEILQAVGGEPAFIIPDTGHLMGGTRMGNDPATSVVDKYCRSHDIPNLYICSASVFVTSGGGNPTETVMAIAARTADHIIEQVKTRQY